The proteins below are encoded in one region of Deferribacter autotrophicus:
- the rplF gene encoding 50S ribosomal protein L6, which yields MSRIGKKPISIPSGVNVKVENNKIIVEGPKGKLERELHPKISVEITDKEILVKRHDDNKESRAFHGLYRSLINNMVEGVSKGFEKRLEIVGIGYRAALKGKALDLSLGFSHPVVVEPPEGIEFVVENPQKIVVKGIDKQLVGQVAANIRKIRKPEPYKGKGIRYEGEHILRKAGKSAK from the coding sequence ATGTCGAGAATAGGAAAAAAACCAATTAGCATACCAAGTGGTGTAAATGTTAAGGTTGAAAACAATAAAATAATTGTTGAAGGTCCTAAAGGGAAGTTAGAAAGAGAATTACATCCAAAAATAAGCGTTGAAATTACTGATAAAGAAATTCTTGTGAAAAGACATGATGATAATAAAGAATCAAGAGCTTTCCATGGCCTTTACAGAAGCCTCATAAATAATATGGTTGAAGGGGTTTCTAAAGGCTTTGAAAAGAGGTTAGAGATTGTAGGTATTGGTTATAGGGCTGCATTGAAAGGTAAAGCATTGGATTTATCATTAGGTTTTTCACACCCAGTTGTGGTTGAACCACCTGAGGGTATAGAGTTTGTTGTTGAAAATCCTCAGAAGATAGTTGTAAAGGGGATTGATAAACAGCTAGTAGGTCAGGTGGCAGCAAATATTAGAAAAATTAGAAAGCCTGAGCCATATAAAGGAAAAGGGATTAGATACGAAGGTGAACACATTTTAAGAAAAGCTGGTAAATCCGCTAAATAA
- the rplN gene encoding 50S ribosomal protein L14, whose protein sequence is MIQMQTRLKVADNSGAKEIMCIKVLGGSKKKYATVGDVIVASVKSTIPDSNIKKGSVVKAVVVRTTKERRRPDGTYIKFDENAAVLLNKNLEPIGTRVFGPVARELRSKGFLRIVSMAPEVL, encoded by the coding sequence ATGATACAGATGCAGACAAGATTAAAAGTTGCTGACAACTCAGGTGCTAAAGAAATTATGTGTATTAAAGTATTAGGTGGTAGTAAGAAAAAATATGCCACTGTTGGTGATGTTATAGTGGCAAGTGTTAAATCTACCATACCTGATAGTAATATTAAGAAAGGATCTGTGGTTAAAGCTGTAGTTGTGAGAACAACTAAGGAAAGAAGACGTCCCGATGGTACATATATTAAATTTGATGAAAATGCTGCAGTTCTGCTTAATAAAAACTTAGAGCCTATTGGGACAAGGGTTTTTGGACCTGTAGCTAGAGAGCTTAGATCTAAAGGGTTTTTAAGAATAGTTTCAATGGCGCCTGAAGTTCTTTAG
- the rpsH gene encoding 30S ribosomal protein S8: MVMTDPISDMLARIRNATMVKKQEVAIPYSKLKEAIAEIMKEEGYIKNYRILNEGVKKSLLLYLKYDAAGESVIRGLKRISTPGRRVYVKSKNLKPVLGGLGTGIVSTSRGIKTVKQCIKEKIGGEYICQIW; the protein is encoded by the coding sequence ATGGTAATGACTGATCCTATTTCTGATATGCTTGCAAGAATCAGAAATGCAACAATGGTAAAAAAACAAGAAGTTGCTATTCCTTATTCAAAACTTAAGGAAGCAATTGCTGAAATTATGAAAGAAGAAGGGTATATTAAAAATTACAGAATTCTTAATGAAGGTGTAAAGAAGAGTTTATTATTATACCTCAAGTATGATGCTGCTGGTGAATCTGTTATTAGAGGATTGAAAAGAATTAGTACACCTGGTAGAAGGGTGTATGTAAAATCAAAAAACTTAAAGCCAGTGTTGGGTGGTCTTGGCACAGGTATAGTTTCTACTTCCCGTGGAATTAAAACTGTTAAACAATGTATTAAGGAAAAAATTGGCGGCGAATATATTTGCCAAATATGGTAG
- the rpsD gene encoding 30S ribosomal protein S4 gives MARYTGPVCKLCRREGMKLYLKGERCFKDKCAFEKKGYPPGQHGQVRKKISDYGLQLREKQKVKRIYGVLEKQFRRYFEKASRMQGITGENLLQLLERRLDNIVYRAGFARSRKEARQLVRHNHFLVNGKKVNIPSYLCKPGDVIEVKEKSRDIAAIKESVETAEGRGLPEWISLDKANFKATINRLPVRSDISYEVQEHLIVELYSK, from the coding sequence TTGGCTAGATATACAGGTCCTGTCTGCAAGCTATGTAGACGTGAAGGAATGAAATTATACCTTAAAGGTGAAAGATGTTTTAAAGATAAGTGTGCTTTTGAGAAAAAAGGTTATCCTCCAGGTCAACATGGTCAGGTTAGAAAGAAAATTTCAGATTATGGATTGCAGTTGAGGGAAAAACAAAAAGTAAAAAGAATATACGGTGTACTTGAAAAGCAGTTTAGAAGATATTTTGAGAAAGCATCACGTATGCAGGGAATTACTGGTGAAAATCTTTTACAATTACTAGAAAGAAGGTTGGATAATATAGTTTATAGAGCTGGTTTTGCAAGAAGTCGTAAAGAAGCAAGACAGCTTGTTAGACATAATCATTTCTTGGTAAATGGTAAAAAAGTAAATATACCTTCTTATCTTTGCAAACCTGGTGATGTTATAGAAGTTAAAGAAAAAAGTAGAGATATAGCTGCTATTAAAGAATCTGTTGAAACTGCTGAAGGTAGAGGCTTACCTGAGTGGATTAGCCTTGACAAAGCAAACTTTAAAGCAACAATTAACAGGTTGCCTGTAAGATCAGATATAAGTTATGAAGTACAGGAGCACTTGATAGTAGAGTTGTACTCTAAGTAA
- the rpsC gene encoding 30S ribosomal protein S3, translated as MGQKVHPIGFRLGINKDWKSVWFYGKKEYREKLMEDLKIRKFLKERLKQAGLSSIIVERMGSKLRIILNTSRPGIVIGKKGAEIENLKKELKKLTENDVTVVIREVKKPEIDAQLVAENVAMQIERRVAFRRAMKKAVLQALKGGAQGIKIACSGRLAGAEMARTEWYIRGRVPLQTIRADIDYGFAEALTTYGIIGVKVWIFKGEIVEKKEKLAAGVDSDVNA; from the coding sequence GTGGGTCAGAAGGTTCATCCTATAGGATTTAGATTAGGGATAAATAAAGATTGGAAGTCAGTATGGTTTTACGGTAAAAAAGAATACCGTGAAAAGTTGATGGAAGATCTTAAAATTAGAAAATTTTTAAAGGAAAGATTAAAGCAGGCTGGTCTATCTAGCATTATTGTAGAAAGAATGGGCTCTAAATTAAGAATTATTTTGAATACAAGTAGGCCTGGTATTGTTATTGGGAAAAAAGGTGCAGAGATAGAGAATTTAAAGAAAGAATTAAAGAAATTGACTGAAAACGATGTTACTGTTGTTATTAGAGAGGTTAAAAAGCCTGAAATTGATGCACAGCTAGTTGCTGAAAATGTTGCTATGCAGATTGAGAGAAGGGTTGCTTTTAGAAGAGCAATGAAGAAAGCTGTGTTGCAAGCATTAAAAGGTGGAGCTCAAGGGATTAAAATAGCATGCTCAGGAAGACTTGCTGGTGCTGAAATGGCAAGGACTGAATGGTATATTAGAGGTAGAGTGCCTCTTCAGACAATTAGAGCAGATATAGATTATGGTTTTGCTGAAGCGTTGACAACATATGGAATTATTGGCGTAAAAGTATGGATATTTAAAGGTGAAATTGTTGAAAAAAAAGAGAAATTAGCAGCGGGAGTAGATAGCGATGTTAATGCCTAA
- the rpmC gene encoding 50S ribosomal protein L29, with the protein MKASELRKLSIDELRKKERELKENLFRLKFKLATGDLENTAQIRETRRDIARIKTILREYELEGQYGK; encoded by the coding sequence ATGAAAGCTTCTGAATTGAGAAAATTGAGTATAGATGAGCTCAGGAAAAAAGAGAGAGAGCTCAAAGAAAATCTCTTCAGATTAAAGTTTAAACTTGCTACAGGTGATTTAGAAAACACAGCACAAATTAGGGAAACCAGAAGAGATATAGCAAGAATTAAAACAATTTTGAGAGAATATGAATTAGAGGGGCAATATGGAAAGTAG
- the rpsQ gene encoding 30S ribosomal protein S17 has product MESRKRRKIRRGVVVSDRMDKSVVVKVETLKLHPKYHKFIRRSKKFMAHDENNECRIGDIVEIIETRPLSKRKRWRVSKIIERPASLND; this is encoded by the coding sequence ATGGAAAGTAGGAAAAGAAGGAAGATTAGAAGGGGTGTAGTTGTCAGTGACAGAATGGATAAATCTGTTGTTGTAAAAGTAGAAACATTAAAGTTGCACCCAAAATATCATAAGTTTATTAGAAGAAGTAAAAAGTTTATGGCACATGACGAGAATAATGAGTGCAGAATTGGTGATATTGTTGAGATTATAGAGACTAGACCTCTCAGTAAGAGAAAAAGATGGCGTGTCAGTAAAATAATTGAAAGACCCGCCAGTTTAAATGATTAA
- the rplX gene encoding 50S ribosomal protein L24: MAVKYKLKKDDEVVVIAGKDKGKTGKILKVDRKKGKVIVENVNVVKRHMKPNPLNPDGGIIEKEMPVDISNVMYFCKKCDKGVRLGYKLLDDGKKQRFCKSCGEIVDKD; encoded by the coding sequence ATGGCTGTTAAGTATAAATTGAAAAAAGATGACGAAGTTGTTGTTATTGCAGGCAAAGATAAAGGTAAGACTGGTAAGATATTAAAAGTAGATAGGAAAAAAGGAAAAGTAATTGTTGAAAATGTAAATGTTGTAAAAAGACATATGAAACCAAACCCACTGAATCCTGATGGTGGGATTATAGAGAAAGAAATGCCTGTAGATATTTCAAATGTTATGTACTTTTGTAAAAAGTGCGATAAAGGTGTTAGATTAGGTTATAAGCTTTTAGATGATGGTAAAAAGCAAAGATTTTGCAAAAGCTGTGGCGAGATTGTAGATAAAGATTAA
- a CDS encoding type Z 30S ribosomal protein S14 gives MATKAKYYSAFKKKKFKVREYNRCPICGRPRAFIRRFNMCRVCFRKLASEGLIPGVRKASW, from the coding sequence GTGGCTACTAAAGCAAAATATTATAGTGCATTTAAAAAGAAAAAATTTAAAGTAAGAGAATATAACAGATGTCCAATTTGTGGTAGGCCAAGAGCTTTTATTAGAAGATTTAATATGTGCAGGGTCTGCTTCAGAAAATTAGCTTCTGAAGGCTTGATCCCTGGTGTTAGAAAAGCTAGTTGGTAA
- the map gene encoding type I methionyl aminopeptidase gives MVILKSKAEIEKIRKACIIVKEVLEKLESIVKPGIKTKDIDKFAEDIINKRSAIPSFKNYRGYPAATCVSVNEVIVHGIPSDYVLKEGDIVSVDVGVYKDGFHGDAARTYMVGNVSDEAKMLVEVTKNSFFEGIKKAKIGNRLLDISHSIQSYVEKHGFNVVRDFFGHGIGRNLHEDPTIPNFGKPNRGVKLRAGMVLAIEPMVVIGNYEVVTLDDGWTAVTKDGSLAAHYENTIALTDNGVEILTL, from the coding sequence ATGGTAATATTAAAATCTAAAGCAGAGATTGAAAAGATTAGAAAAGCGTGCATAATTGTTAAAGAGGTTTTAGAAAAACTAGAAAGTATTGTAAAACCAGGCATTAAAACAAAAGATATTGACAAATTCGCAGAAGATATTATAAATAAGCGCTCTGCGATACCTTCTTTTAAAAATTACAGAGGGTATCCAGCTGCTACTTGTGTATCTGTAAATGAAGTGATTGTACATGGGATACCTTCTGATTATGTGTTGAAAGAAGGAGATATTGTTAGTGTAGATGTAGGTGTTTATAAAGATGGATTTCATGGCGATGCTGCAAGAACTTATATGGTTGGTAATGTATCAGATGAAGCAAAGATGCTAGTTGAAGTGACGAAAAATTCTTTCTTTGAAGGGATAAAAAAAGCTAAAATAGGTAATAGACTACTTGATATTTCACATTCTATACAATCCTATGTTGAAAAACATGGATTTAATGTAGTTAGGGATTTTTTCGGTCATGGTATAGGCAGGAATTTACATGAAGATCCAACAATACCAAATTTTGGAAAACCAAATCGTGGAGTTAAATTAAGGGCTGGCATGGTGTTAGCTATAGAACCTATGGTTGTAATAGGAAATTATGAAGTTGTAACCCTCGACGATGGCTGGACTGCCGTTACAAAGGATGGAAGTCTAGCAGCACATTATGAAAATACTATTGCCCTGACTGATAACGGGGTAGAAATTTTAACATTATGA
- the rpsM gene encoding 30S ribosomal protein S13 translates to MARIAGVDIPNNKKVEIGLTYIFGIGRSTAKKIIDETGVDANKRIGELTEQEISVIRQYIDSNLKVEGELRKEVGLNIKRLMEINCYRGYRHKNNMPCRGQKTRSNARTRRGLAGKRGIKRK, encoded by the coding sequence GTGGCAAGAATAGCTGGTGTGGATATTCCTAACAACAAAAAGGTGGAGATTGGGCTCACTTATATTTTTGGTATAGGTAGAAGTACAGCAAAGAAGATAATTGATGAAACAGGCGTTGATGCAAATAAGAGGATAGGTGAGCTTACTGAGCAGGAGATTTCTGTTATTAGACAGTATATCGATTCAAACCTCAAAGTGGAAGGTGAACTGAGAAAAGAAGTAGGTTTGAACATTAAAAGGTTAATGGAGATTAATTGTTATAGAGGCTACAGGCATAAAAACAATATGCCATGTCGTGGCCAAAAAACGAGAAGTAATGCAAGGACTAGACGCGGACTTGCAGGAAAACGTGGTATTAAGAGAAAATAA
- the rpmJ gene encoding 50S ribosomal protein L36, which produces MKVRASVKPICNKCKVIKRKGIVRIICENPRHKQRQG; this is translated from the coding sequence ATGAAGGTTAGAGCAAGTGTTAAACCAATTTGTAATAAGTGTAAAGTAATAAAAAGAAAAGGGATAGTAAGAATAATTTGCGAAAATCCTAGGCATAAGCAAAGACAAGGATAA
- the rplE gene encoding 50S ribosomal protein L5, whose translation MSVLLEKYKKEVIPYLMEKFGYKNVMQVPKIEKVVLNMGVGEAISNPKVLENAVNDMMLIAGQKPVVTRARKSIAGFKLREGMPIGCKVTLRGVRAYEFLYRLFNIALARVRDFRGVNPNSFDGRGNYAMGIKEQIVFPEIDYDKIDKIRGFDIIITTTAETDEEARELLKALGMPFAE comes from the coding sequence ATGAGTGTTTTACTGGAAAAATATAAAAAAGAAGTTATCCCATATTTAATGGAAAAATTTGGGTACAAAAATGTTATGCAGGTACCCAAAATTGAAAAAGTTGTTTTGAATATGGGAGTTGGTGAGGCTATTAGCAATCCAAAAGTGCTTGAGAATGCTGTTAATGATATGATGCTGATTGCTGGGCAAAAACCAGTGGTGACAAGAGCTAGGAAATCAATTGCTGGTTTTAAATTAAGAGAAGGGATGCCTATTGGTTGTAAAGTGACATTGAGAGGTGTAAGAGCCTACGAATTTTTGTATAGGCTATTTAACATCGCATTGGCAAGGGTTCGTGACTTTAGAGGAGTAAATCCAAACTCCTTTGATGGTAGAGGTAATTATGCAATGGGAATTAAAGAACAGATTGTATTCCCTGAAATAGACTACGATAAGATAGATAAAATCCGTGGATTTGATATTATTATTACTACTACTGCCGAGACAGATGAAGAAGCTAGAGAGCTTCTTAAGGCCTTAGGCATGCCATTTGCAGAATAA
- a CDS encoding adenylate kinase, with product MINIVFLGPPGAGKGTQSAKLVEEYGIVQISTGDILRKAVKSGSELGKLAKKYMDEGKLVPDDVIIGIVKARLQQDDCKNGFILDGFPRTIPQAEALDNMLKNELNIELTHIISLNVPDELIMERLTGRRSCSKCGAAYHIKYNPPKKEGICDACGGELVQRDDDKEETINKRLKVYHEQTEQLQEYYKDSGKFFEIDGVGEQEIIFERIKEIVK from the coding sequence ATGATTAATATTGTATTTTTAGGTCCTCCTGGAGCTGGTAAAGGAACTCAATCAGCAAAATTAGTTGAAGAATATGGAATCGTTCAGATTTCTACAGGCGATATATTAAGAAAAGCAGTAAAATCGGGAAGTGAACTTGGTAAACTTGCAAAAAAATACATGGATGAAGGTAAATTAGTACCTGATGATGTAATTATTGGTATTGTGAAGGCAAGATTACAGCAGGATGATTGTAAAAATGGTTTCATTTTAGATGGTTTTCCAAGAACAATACCTCAGGCAGAAGCATTAGATAATATGCTTAAGAATGAATTAAATATTGAGTTAACTCATATTATTAGTCTAAATGTGCCTGATGAGCTTATAATGGAGAGATTGACAGGGAGAAGAAGTTGTTCTAAGTGTGGTGCAGCGTATCATATTAAGTATAACCCACCTAAGAAAGAAGGTATTTGTGATGCATGTGGTGGTGAGTTGGTTCAAAGAGATGATGATAAAGAGGAGACTATTAATAAAAGATTAAAAGTTTATCATGAACAAACTGAACAATTGCAGGAATATTATAAAGATTCTGGTAAGTTCTTTGAAATTGATGGTGTTGGTGAGCAAGAAATAATATTTGAGAGAATAAAAGAGATAGTGAAATAA
- the rplP gene encoding 50S ribosomal protein L16, with protein MLMPKRLKYRKVFKGRIKGKATKGNKVEFGEYGLQAMSKGKITSRQIEAARIAITRYVKRGGKVIIRIFPHKPITKKPAETRMGKGKGAVEYYVAPVKEGTMLYEISGVTEAQAREAFRLASHKLPVKCKFVKKSDFEEVE; from the coding sequence ATGTTAATGCCTAAGAGATTAAAATATAGGAAGGTTTTCAAAGGCAGAATAAAAGGGAAAGCCACTAAAGGGAATAAAGTAGAATTTGGTGAATACGGCTTGCAGGCTATGTCAAAAGGGAAAATTACAAGTAGGCAAATTGAAGCTGCGAGGATTGCCATTACTCGTTATGTTAAGCGTGGAGGAAAGGTTATTATTAGAATTTTTCCTCACAAGCCTATAACAAAGAAGCCTGCTGAAACAAGGATGGGTAAAGGTAAAGGTGCTGTGGAATATTATGTAGCACCAGTAAAAGAAGGTACAATGCTTTATGAAATTTCTGGTGTTACTGAAGCACAAGCTCGTGAAGCTTTCAGACTCGCCTCACATAAATTGCCTGTTAAATGTAAATTTGTTAAAAAGTCTGATTTTGAGGAGGTTGAGTAA
- the rpsE gene encoding 30S ribosomal protein S5: MSEKQLVDKVVHIGRVTKVVKGGRIFRFTATVIVGDYNGRVGIGHAKAREVPDAIRKALEAAKKNIVEVPVVKGTIPHEVLGKYGASEIIMKPAAPGTGIIAGGVTRSLFELAGVQNILAKSIRSRNPLNMLYAVMDGFKKMRTLEEVAQLRGKTIKEIIS, translated from the coding sequence ATGAGCGAAAAACAATTAGTAGATAAAGTAGTACATATAGGTAGGGTAACTAAGGTCGTTAAAGGTGGTAGAATTTTTAGATTTACTGCTACTGTAATTGTAGGAGATTATAACGGCCGTGTAGGAATTGGACATGCAAAAGCTAGAGAAGTGCCTGATGCTATAAGAAAGGCACTTGAAGCTGCGAAAAAGAATATTGTTGAAGTACCAGTTGTTAAAGGTACTATACCTCATGAAGTATTAGGAAAGTATGGTGCGTCTGAGATAATTATGAAACCAGCTGCTCCTGGTACTGGTATAATTGCAGGTGGTGTAACTCGTTCACTCTTTGAGCTAGCTGGTGTTCAGAATATTCTTGCAAAGTCTATTAGAAGCCGTAATCCACTTAATATGCTTTATGCTGTTATGGATGGATTTAAAAAGATGAGGACATTGGAAGAAGTTGCTCAGTTAAGAGGAAAAACAATTAAAGAAATAATTAGCTAA
- the secY gene encoding preprotein translocase subunit SecY has translation MKKIEEIFSIPDLRKRVLFTLFLLIVYRIGTHIPTPGINADALAQFFARQTGTLLGFFDMFTGGALKRLTVFGLGIMPYISAAIILELLTVVSPGLAELKKQGTQGREKITKYTRYGTVLISAIQGLGIAIGLEAMSAPDGSSVVLFPGWGFRLTTMITLTTGTVFLMWLGEKITEKGIGNGISLIIFAGIIARFPAAVINTIRLLQTGELQLITLIIVLAIIIVVTAAVIFMEISYRRIPIQYVRRGTYAGMRSSVTSSYLPIRLNPAGVIPIIFAASIVAFPSTLSSFAKNPILAKIGYYFSPSSIFYYLFYVALIIFFTYFYTSIIFNPDDIADNIEKSHGVIPGKRPGKPTAEFIDYVLSRLTFVGAIYLAIVAVLPQLIIRNFNMPFYFGGTSLLIVIGVGLDVMQKIESHLISHNYDGFIKSGKIKGRGYV, from the coding sequence ATGAAAAAAATAGAAGAAATCTTTTCGATTCCTGATTTACGAAAAAGGGTATTATTTACCCTTTTTTTATTGATTGTTTATAGAATTGGTACTCACATACCCACTCCTGGGATTAATGCAGATGCACTAGCTCAGTTTTTTGCAAGACAAACTGGGACTCTATTAGGTTTCTTTGATATGTTTACAGGAGGGGCGTTAAAAAGACTGACTGTTTTTGGCCTTGGAATTATGCCTTATATCTCTGCAGCGATTATTTTGGAATTGTTAACAGTAGTATCACCTGGTTTAGCTGAATTAAAAAAACAGGGGACTCAAGGTAGGGAAAAGATAACAAAGTATACAAGATATGGTACAGTACTTATTAGTGCAATTCAGGGGTTGGGAATTGCTATTGGATTAGAAGCTATGAGCGCTCCTGACGGTAGTAGTGTTGTTCTGTTTCCTGGTTGGGGATTTAGATTAACTACGATGATTACTCTTACCACAGGTACAGTGTTTCTTATGTGGCTGGGTGAAAAAATTACAGAAAAAGGGATTGGTAACGGTATATCTTTAATCATTTTTGCTGGTATAATTGCGAGATTTCCCGCCGCTGTAATTAATACAATAAGACTTTTACAGACAGGTGAACTGCAGCTTATTACGCTAATAATAGTGTTAGCAATAATAATTGTTGTAACAGCAGCTGTAATTTTTATGGAAATTTCATATAGAAGAATTCCTATTCAATATGTAAGGCGTGGTACATATGCTGGTATGAGAAGCAGTGTAACAAGCTCTTATTTACCTATCAGGTTAAATCCAGCAGGTGTTATACCAATAATTTTTGCTGCATCTATAGTTGCATTTCCAAGTACACTGTCAAGCTTTGCAAAAAATCCTATACTTGCTAAAATTGGTTATTATTTTTCTCCTAGCTCAATATTTTATTATCTATTCTATGTTGCGTTAATAATATTTTTCACATACTTTTATACATCGATCATTTTTAACCCAGATGATATAGCTGATAATATTGAAAAAAGTCATGGTGTAATTCCAGGTAAACGTCCAGGTAAGCCTACTGCAGAGTTTATCGATTATGTTCTTTCAAGGCTTACATTTGTAGGTGCTATATATTTAGCAATTGTTGCTGTTTTACCACAGCTTATCATCAGGAATTTTAATATGCCATTTTATTTTGGTGGCACAAGTTTACTTATTGTGATAGGTGTTGGGTTAGATGTAATGCAGAAGATTGAATCACATTTAATTTCTCATAATTATGACGGATTTATAAAGAGTGGGAAAATCAAAGGGAGAGGTTACGTATGA
- the infA gene encoding translation initiation factor IF-1 encodes MSKKGDVIEVMGTVVEALPNAMFKVKLENGHIVLAHLSGKMRMNYIRILPGDKVTIELSVYDLTRGRIIYRHK; translated from the coding sequence ATGAGTAAAAAAGGGGATGTTATCGAGGTAATGGGTACTGTTGTAGAGGCACTGCCTAATGCAATGTTTAAGGTTAAGCTAGAAAATGGTCATATTGTATTAGCTCATTTATCAGGTAAAATGAGGATGAATTATATTCGTATTTTACCAGGTGATAAGGTTACTATTGAGCTATCAGTTTATGATTTAACAAGAGGAAGAATAATTTATAGACATAAGTAG
- the rplR gene encoding 50S ribosomal protein L18, which produces MAKLSRSEARLKRHKRIRKKVFGTVERPRLCVFKSNRYIYAQIIDDVNGNTLVAASSLEPEMRDKFNGRVNLESAKAVGKIIAERALEKGIKKVVFDRGGYIYHGRVKALADAAREAGLEF; this is translated from the coding sequence GTGGCAAAGTTAAGTAGAAGTGAAGCTAGATTAAAAAGACATAAAAGGATTAGAAAAAAAGTTTTTGGGACTGTTGAAAGACCAAGACTATGCGTGTTTAAAAGCAATAGGTATATATATGCGCAAATAATTGATGACGTAAATGGTAATACACTTGTAGCTGCAAGCTCTCTTGAACCTGAGATGAGAGATAAGTTTAATGGTAGAGTTAATCTTGAGTCTGCTAAAGCTGTGGGTAAAATTATAGCTGAGAGAGCTTTAGAGAAAGGTATCAAGAAAGTTGTTTTTGATAGAGGCGGCTACATTTATCATGGTAGAGTAAAAGCTCTTGCAGATGCAGCAAGAGAAGCAGGGCTTGAATTCTAA
- the rpsK gene encoding 30S ribosomal protein S11, with amino-acid sequence MAKPRKKKEKRNIPKGIAHIKSTFNNTIITFTDVNGNVICWDSSGTAGFKNARKSTPYAAQLAAESAAKKAIENGIREVEVNVKGPGAGRESAIRAIQAAGIKIAVIRDVTPIPHNGCRPRKKRRV; translated from the coding sequence ATGGCAAAGCCAAGGAAAAAGAAAGAAAAAAGAAATATTCCTAAAGGAATTGCGCACATAAAGTCAACTTTTAATAATACTATAATTACATTTACTGATGTTAATGGTAATGTAATTTGTTGGGATTCAAGTGGTACTGCAGGATTTAAAAATGCTAGGAAATCAACTCCTTATGCAGCACAACTTGCTGCTGAAAGCGCTGCAAAAAAAGCTATTGAAAATGGTATCAGGGAAGTTGAAGTAAATGTAAAAGGTCCTGGTGCTGGTAGAGAAAGTGCAATAAGAGCAATACAGGCTGCGGGTATTAAGATTGCAGTTATTAGGGATGTTACTCCTATCCCGCATAATGGTTGTCGTCCAAGGAAGAAAAGAAGAGTATAA
- the rplO gene encoding 50S ribosomal protein L15 yields MELHDLRPAKGAKKDKKRVGRGTGSGLGTTAGKGTKGQKARSGGGVRPGFEGGQMPLYRRLPKRGFSNKKFAKEFEIVNLEQINAKFNDGEVVNIESLVAKRLVKGNKDGVKVLGNGEITKKLVFEVDKISNSAIEKIKNAGGEIKNLG; encoded by the coding sequence ATGGAACTTCATGATTTAAGGCCAGCTAAAGGTGCAAAAAAAGATAAAAAAAGAGTTGGTAGAGGTACCGGTAGTGGCTTAGGAACCACTGCTGGAAAAGGTACAAAAGGTCAAAAGGCAAGATCTGGTGGTGGTGTAAGACCAGGTTTTGAAGGTGGTCAAATGCCACTTTACAGAAGATTGCCAAAAAGAGGATTTTCTAATAAGAAATTTGCTAAAGAGTTTGAGATTGTTAACTTGGAACAGATAAATGCGAAGTTTAATGATGGCGAAGTTGTCAATATTGAATCTTTAGTAGCTAAAAGATTGGTTAAAGGGAATAAGGACGGAGTAAAGGTCCTTGGTAACGGTGAAATAACAAAAAAATTGGTGTTTGAAGTTGATAAAATATCTAATTCCGCAATTGAAAAAATAAAAAATGCTGGTGGGGAAATCAAAAATCTGGGGTAA